A stretch of DNA from Solea solea chromosome 11, fSolSol10.1, whole genome shotgun sequence:
GTAACCATGGAGACAGTAGCAGGAGCTCCTGTTGAAACCTGTGTGGTAATGGATGGCTCGGCAGTCCGAGTAGGAACCAGCTTGGCGATCTTCATGGGAATGAAGAGGTTAGAGGCGCAGTGCTCGCTCAGATACTCGCCTCCTTTCTCCTCATAGTCCTGTCTGCTGATCCATccctcttctgctgctgctcctcctacAGGTGGATGCTCCAAGACCCAGTCTCTCGCCCCATACCAAGCACCCAGGGCTGGCTGTGACGCCATGGTCACCTGAGTAGAGTTTTTGAAAACAGATTACCTCTGGATTATCTATCTAACTGTATGAACCCTTCAATAGAATgcaaatgacttattttgtcttCTATTCTTACTAATATGTACTGAATATAAGGATCAAGTCAAGATGTGGACATACACTTTGTAAGAAAGAGTATCATTTAACAGGATTAACTCTATGTGGAACATCAAtcaattatgtttatttatattgtgagtAAGCAAAGAGAAAGTAGTTGTCTTTGTGCTTCTCATTTGTGCCATGAATTAACATGTACTGATTATTTACTTCTAAAACGTTATGTGTGGTTTATACCATTAAGGTTTGGCACTTCAGAAGAACAAGTACAGTTATAAAAACAGAATGTAGGCTGTACCTTGAAGTGTGATTGGAACGGTCGCATTGCCCGCAGTTCTCGCTCCACTCTCTCCTTCATCCCTGGGTACTGCATGTTCCCTCCTGTCAGAAACACATTGCTCACCAgtgcctcctgctgctctggagTATACCTGTATGTAATGTTGGAAAAAGATGGATGAAGCTACTGAAAGTCAAGAGATCAGTGTGAGTTTACATGTCTGGCTATGTACACGTACTGTTTTCCACAAATGTGagcttatttttgtttgtgtgcacttaAAGTGCACCTAAAGTGTATCATTACCTGGCCAGGACATACTGTAGCGTCTCAATCATTCCCATCTGGTCCTCTCCAGTCAACGACGGCTGGAATAGGATCTCTGGACACCGCAGACGCTCTGTCCCCACAAACAGCTGATGGTACTCTGCCACGCTGAACATCGGCTGGAGACAAGATGAAAGTCATTTCTCAACTTTCAACTGGAAGAACTAACACCAGTGTGTCCGTTCATGAGAAAAGTTATTTTCATATTATTCTGCCACACAAACAGTGTAACAAACAAAACGCGTCGCACACATTCTGCCACATATTGAAATATGTATGTTCACAGGATTAATGAGCCTCTGAATGAAACTTTCAGTTTCTCTGTGCCACTACCTGAACCACATTAGCAGGTTTTTCTGGCAGCGTGTCCTCAGGGAAGTCAGTATCCATGAGCGCCACTCCATCTCCCTCGTCTATCGGATGCTCCAGCTCAGATACCTGACAGAGAGCGACAGAACAGCCTCAGGCCTGGTGTCAGCAGCAGTACATCCACCGCAGCAAATGATGGCAAGAGCcccacagcacagcacagcacgaTAATGATCATGTATGCACCtaattatttattgaattatttgAATTTCACAGCAGCGCAGTGGCTCCAAACTTTGACAGTTGCTGTCATTTTACAGTGTGTTAGATGTCAAAAGTATACTGTACTGTGTAtgaatttatatatacatatgcatccCGAGTTGAAACCCAAGTTATACAGTTCATATATAAAACACGGCTTTTATAATACACTCAAGCTATATGCATAATCAAGTATTTGATAATATAATGTTGGAAATGCAAGAAtgcaaacaattaaaaactaaaatcagtTCTCCCATTATAACAGTTGTTAGATTAATTCTTGATTTGTGTagccaaaaataaacaaaacaactgaaCTAAGAacttagatgttttttttaacatgtagcatatgatattttttgtttacttaaCTGTTTCACTGGACATGCAACCCACCTCCATCTTCAGCTCTGTTCCATCACTCTGCAGCAGTTTCTGTCTGCCCTGCTCCACAGCCAGCTGCAGTTTGTTGATGTACGACTGCAGCTCCTCAGCTGAGTCCATGTTGAGCTCCACCAGGCTCTTATGAAACTGATCCAACAGGCCATCATCCAGCAGCTCCTGAACACATAAACCTCTAATGAGCACACATAGGCTTTGGCACACTTTGATACAGACACTGTTGGAACTGTTGTAGGTTCCTTGCCTGTACTGCCATTAATCTGTCCAGCCTCTCCTGgtcctgctgcagcttctcctcCCGGCGGCGAGCATTGATCTCCTGAAGCCGTCGAAGCTGTTGAGCTCTTCTCTCTTGCCTCTCCTCCACACTCACGCAGCCACCTGGCACTTTAATTGAGAAGGGAAGCTGCATACGGTGAACCTCCTGCTCATAGAACGATGGGCTGCGCCATTTTTCCAGCTCTGCAGAGAACACAACATGGAGGAAATGGAAAGTAAGTGAGTAAGACGAAAGGAATAAAAGGTGTCTGCAGTTAATTATGTAATTTGACATATCTGAACTGTAAACATGTCCAGAAAATGAatatacactgtacatataaatacactgacatactgtaccttCATGGTAATCAACAGCAGTGTAACTATGTTCATGCAGTAGCTCCTCCATGCGGCTGAGAGTGATGGCAGCAACGTGACCTGGGTATTTCAGATGGAGGAGGCGCTGTAGGTAGGACATTGCCTGGCTTCCGGCCACATTCACACGCTTAGAGTTTCCCGCGTCCAACCTTGAattaaaaacaggacaaaaatgGACTTGGGAAATAcgaacagtgagataaaaagttTAAAGTCAAGTAACAGTTTTGACATGTCACAGTGGGTAAAGCTCGGGTTTAAATATTGCAGTGAATGAGGGCTGAATTCCATATTGCTGCTTCAGTTTCTGAGTCCTATCATTGTACAGGCTGGCCCAACAACACCATGTCATATCTTACTGTGACACTTGAACAAAACCGTTGCTAGTTTGAATAACACTATTACACTATAGATATTTTACTATTGTCTTTACACCTACTAGTCAATGGTACCTGGTCTCTTTCCTCCATCTACCCCTCTttacctctcctctctctcccattTTCTCCTTTCTCCCCCAACCAACTGAGGCAGATGGTTGGACATGACTGAatctggttctgccagagatttgaCACCAAGGCTCATTGTGCtcaatgtgtgaaatgttgcgATTTGACACTTTACAAATGGATAtatgacatttgtttttcatgttgttaaatcaaaatgtgtgtTGCGGAAAGGAACAGGATGAGgaacaaaaaatgacaaaatcaataagtaaataaatataaatgaaaatgagcagtgaacaaaacaaacaagaatacATAAGCAGCCGTCTGTGTCCATCAATCTTTACCTGCCATTGATGACTGGCAGGATGTGTGAGCAGTGGTATCCTGAGGAAAGAACAATGCCAGTGTGCGGAGGGTGGATGTTCCTTTGATTGTTGCCGTGGTAAAAACTATACAAACCATCCACCCCATAGGAAACGTAGGGCACACGATAGCACTCAAACAGCAACTCTGACATCATCTGCCGACAGTGCAGCGGGTTACACGGTGCCTCTGTGAGCACAATGGGGTGATCCACACTGCcctgtaaaatcacaaaaaaataaaaataagggtCTGGTCATCACTCACATCCATGTGGAAAAGAATGGTAAAATGTGTCTACTagtttattattgtgtgtgtgtgtgtgtgtgtgtgtgtgcgagagagagagagctcatgTTACTGTTTTGGTATGTTGCCATTGCACAAGCACATTATCAACAGAGAAATATGTTtcacaaatgacaaaacacCCTGACTCTGATCTAATATGTGATGCTAGTTGTACTGactgtttgatttgtttgctgCTTTGCAAATGTTAGGGTTTTTTTCATATATTATGCACTGGTTTGGTGACTTGAAAAACACTTATAGCGATAATGTGAAGAATGTAGtgaacttttttgttgttgttggataCAACAGATAAAACACAGACAGTACCCACCTCAAGAAGAGGTCATTACTGACTTTTTAGGTGTGTGAACTCAACCACTATGACATTAACGTTATCAAGACAAAGGAGATGGTAATTCACATTACGGGGCAGTGTCCCCGACAGTCTTGTAACCCACACTTACTACGCTATTGGATAAACTACATCAACCCTATTGCATTCATACCTCAGAGGCGATGCCCAAGTGTGTGAACACATGGTCGAATATAAGCTCTTGGATCTCAAAGTTAACGACCACGTTTCGGTCGAACTGGCTCTTGAGCAGCCATCGCAGTGGCTCCAGGTTCGGGATGTCGTTACCGATCTGTGTTTCACTGCGGGCGGCCCCTCTGCTGCGAGCCGCCACCGACCTGAAGAGCAGCCGCGGAGAGTCAAACTCTGCCCCTGGTATCGCCCAGCCGGCCCGGGTCTGGAAGGAGCCGTTATCTATCACTATCGGCGACGCTGTGGGAGTCAGACCCGGGGCGGGGAGTTCAAAAATCGGGTCAGGAGAAGTTTTACAGTCCTGAAATGAGAAGATCTGACAGAGTGCTCGCTCTTTCGAAGACATTTTGAATGTGTCTTACTACAAAATACGTCCGACTGGAATCTCGGTGCCGGAGACTTTGTTCCGcctcataagaaaaaaaatatacattatcCTTTCAAATATTGAATGATTTAATATTAATTTGCTGTAttgaaaaaatatatgtatagaaTAATTTGCTCAAATCCAGTCAATGATTCAAAATTCTAGAAGTGGCATTTTACCTTAATGGAACAATGCAGCcataaaaatccaaaaaatgtcagtttttaatCTAAGGTACATGCAAACTAATTTTCATGTTTACTAATGTTTACTCATCATCACCTTAATTTTGGGGTCAACTAGGAACATTTGCTAGAATTGGAGGAGTCCGTTTAGAATGAACCCATGTAAACAGACATTTTCCCTCAGGCTTGAgactgatttctttttgtctgccATCCTGTTAATCTCAGTTGACCGGGTGAAGCCTCAGCTGGTGATGTGGGACACCTGCACATGAGAGCTATACTGCACGCTTGAGTTCAGACCATCCAGTCaacagacattttaaagatgCCCTCACTATCTAtcatgtgtcatttttataaaactATTGCTTGTTAGAGATTCTGCTGATGTggctttctgtttttatttttactgggGCATGCCACTTTTTATTTACTAAAATATGTACACAGTTATCTTAATCAGCAACACAAAACTTTCAAGTTTCCTTTATAGCCCGATTCAGTAATCCATGAATTAACTGGATTATGTCAGAGatgaaacatcaaaaacattatCAATTATTTTTTCCACTTATTACATCACAGAGGCCTAAATCTAAATCCTAAATTCTGTTTGGgttttatgcatgttatgttGTTcatttaatccaaaaaaaaaattttttttactgtgaataTAAAGTCTTATGTTGGCCAGAGTGTATGTTACTTGTCAGATCTATGTGATATGATGATAGgttaaatctgtcaaaaaaaaaacagaggtcaCACCAAACAGAACCTGTACATTCTATGTTAAATCCccaaatactgtatgtctgtcATTTCATGTACATTTACTGTTGCcattgtttttgcatttgtctTAATGAACTGATAATTAAAAATAGAGGAAGTCAATAGAGGAAGtgtgttttatggaccaagtgTGTTTATTTCCTGGACAGCACAAATATTTGGTAGCAgaacaataaaagaagaagtgtgtggtgtgtgtgtgtgttagtataTGAAGCTTGATGGTGTGACACTGAAGCACAAGCACAGTTCAGTGCTCAGGCACAAAGCTCTGAGTGCCTGTCGTCCCCCTCCTCCTGATGCTAATAAGCAGATCTGGGTCAGCCTacatactcaaacacacacacacacacacacacacacacacacacacatgcatgctcaTACAGCCACTCATACAAATAATTCACCCCCATTTTTGTTCTCTCCTCAaagaccaacacacacacacgcactgtcgTCCATTACTCCCAGGAGGCATGATATAACATTGTGCCGCTGTCCGTGCACAGTGCTTGCAGCGTTCTGCTTGTTTTGCTTGTCTGCAAGGCAGCAGTGATGAGGCATAAGGGGACTAATAGTCTACAAGCACTGTGGAACTGCCATGTGTGATACCAAGCAGCATCCTCCACAAAATGGATGCTGCTTGGCATCACACATGGCAGTGGTGCTTGGCAGGAAAGGGAGAGGACATAGACAGGGCCAATTATGTCAGGAGTTAATTAACAATGCCAAGGTTTGGTTCTTGTTATTAGTTTTTAATACTAATAGGgtggtcatgtttttttttctgtacactTAGATATTGTCACCAGAGATTAAAACGAGCAACCCCTAAAACACAAGGTCACCTTcctagattattttttttttttttttgtctctgaaaGGAAAAACATCTGTCCATGTCATGAGTATTTGCTTATGTGTGTGATTATGACTCACAGAATTCTGAAATCATTTCCACTCCACGTTCTCATGACAGGAGGGAACGCTGTTGCTTAATCACTCGTGACCACTTCAAAATCACAGGaccttttacatttaaaatggagCTTCATCCATCTTGTGACATTACAATGTTACAATCCAAGcgtttaaataaaatgacacagaCAGTACTGACTTAAATCTTActctgtctgtgcgtgtgttacctcttgaggaccttttctggcctaaacactgaccttgtcaggaccggtagtcctcatggagaccaagatcagtgagtgtgtgtatgtgtctgtgtgatggaATGTCAGATGGAGAAACAGAGTCCAGTCCACACAAAATCGTGACTCTGTGCACCTTTTATATATCAGAGTTACACCGTGGACAAAAGCCCCTGCACTCTGTCACGCCTGCATgtacatactcacacacacacagaaagagagag
This window harbors:
- the actr5 gene encoding actin-related protein 5, producing MSSKERALCQIFSFQDCKTSPDPIFELPAPGLTPTASPIVIDNGSFQTRAGWAIPGAEFDSPRLLFRSVAARSRGAARSETQIGNDIPNLEPLRWLLKSQFDRNVVVNFEIQELIFDHVFTHLGIASEGSVDHPIVLTEAPCNPLHCRQMMSELLFECYRVPYVSYGVDGLYSFYHGNNQRNIHPPHTGIVLSSGYHCSHILPVINGRLDAGNSKRVNVAGSQAMSYLQRLLHLKYPGHVAAITLSRMEELLHEHSYTAVDYHEELEKWRSPSFYEQEVHRMQLPFSIKVPGGCVSVEERQERRAQQLRRLQEINARRREEKLQQDQERLDRLMAVQELLDDGLLDQFHKSLVELNMDSAEELQSYINKLQLAVEQGRQKLLQSDGTELKMEVSELEHPIDEGDGVALMDTDFPEDTLPEKPANVVQPMFSVAEYHQLFVGTERLRCPEILFQPSLTGEDQMGMIETLQYVLARYTPEQQEALVSNVFLTGGNMQYPGMKERVERELRAMRPFQSHFKVTMASQPALGAWYGARDWVLEHPPVGGAAAEEGWISRQDYEEKGGEYLSEHCASNLFIPMKIAKLVPTRTAEPSITTQVSTGAPATVSMVTSSLTTSCPTVAADVTVVTT